CAGTGTTATGAAGAGTCAAGGTTTTCGTCAATTACCCACTGAATGGTGGCATTACAATGCCTACTCGAGAGATGTGGCTCGAACCAAGTACAAGGTGCTAATGGAAGAGCCCGATTCACTTACAAATCATTAAATTTGAATGAATTAAGCACTTCTCATGTCTGTCAAGGAAAAAAATAAGCTTCAGTATTTTCAGCGTTACCTTTTAAAAATCAATTCTATTTCTCGGAATCCCATTCCTTTTTTTATGTCCATAATGAAAAAGCATGGCACCATGGTGGATGCTTATTTTCTCAAGCGTTTTTATTTGACTACGGACCCAGAAGTCATCAGGTATATTTTTCAGAAAAACAATAAGAATTACGTCAAAACCAACCGAACCATTGATCCGGTGAGAGAGCAGATTGGTAATGGCTTACTCACTTCGGAGGGAGCCTATTGGCTAAAACAGAGGCGTTCAATCCAACCAGGATTTCATCGAAAGAGGCTAGAGGACATTTCGATTACTATGGTCAATGAAATCAATGCCTATATGGACGAAGTATTGGATGTTTATGCTGCCAATAATGAATCTTTTGTCCTGGATAAAGAAATGATGCATCTGGCGTATCGGCTGGTCTCCAAATCATTATTTGGAAGTGAAGTAGCTGATGAAAAGCTTAAGCTTATGGATAAAGCCATTAGTGAGGGACAGGAATACACGGTAGATTTGATCCGAAGACCTTATCTCAGGTTTTGGCTTCGGCTCAATGGAGAATTTAAAAAGAATCAAGAAAATAAAAGGATGTCCCAAGAGCTGATCATGGACATCATTAACGAGCGAAAGAAAGCCACTACGCCCCAAAATGACCTACTTCAAATGCTTCTGGAGACAGAGTACGAGGATGGCTCAAAGATGACAGATGAGCAGCTGTTGGACGAGTCGCTGGTATTGTATGTGGCAGGGCATGAAACCACGGCATTGGCTTTGACCTGGGCCATTTATCTTATTTCGACCCACTCCGCTGTGGAGCAGCAGCTGTATCAAAACACCTTGTCAAATTTCAGTGATAAGGACCCAGCATTTTCTGATTTGAGATCTATGGGCTATGTTACTCAGGTCATTGATGAAACGATGCGTATGTATCCACCAGCCTGGTTATTGGATCGAAAGGC
This genomic window from Flavobacteriales bacterium contains:
- a CDS encoding cytochrome P450; the encoded protein is MSVKEKNKLQYFQRYLLKINSISRNPIPFFMSIMKKHGTMVDAYFLKRFYLTTDPEVIRYIFQKNNKNYVKTNRTIDPVREQIGNGLLTSEGAYWLKQRRSIQPGFHRKRLEDISITMVNEINAYMDEVLDVYAANNESFVLDKEMMHLAYRLVSKSLFGSEVADEKLKLMDKAISEGQEYTVDLIRRPYLRFWLRLNGEFKKNQENKRMSQELIMDIINERKKATTPQNDLLQMLLETEYEDGSKMTDEQLLDESLVLYVAGHETTALALTWAIYLISTHSAVEQQLYQNTLSNFSDKDPAFSDLRSMGYVTQVIDETMRMYPPAWLLDRKAIEDDEVGGYKINKNQDIFCFTYGMHRNPEYWENPDDFNPDRFSDENKK